Proteins from a single region of Mucilaginibacter daejeonensis:
- a CDS encoding pyridoxal phosphate-dependent aminotransferase produces the protein MSALSDRINNLSESQTIKMAKLGRELAAKGVDVISLSFGEPDFHTPEYIKDAAKQAMDDNFTYYTPVAGYPELRKAIVKKLKDENDLDYDVTDIVVSTGAKQAIANAVLCLVNPGEEVIIPTPYWVSYSEVVKLAEGKSVFIKTTVEQNFKITPEQLEAAITPKSKLFMFSSPSNPTGSLYSKSELEALAKVFERHPHVYILSDEIYEHLNYVDKHETIAQFDSIKDRVVIINGFSKAYAMTGWRIGYTASTKELASAFDKMQGQITSGTCSITQRAGTAAYNGGLAAVLEMREAFKKRRDLVHSLLTEIDGLKVNLPEGAFYFFPDVTSYFGKAFNGKTINDADELSIYLLEEAHVAVVGGDSFGAPEYIRLSYAAAEDKLVEAVKRIKRALEQLK, from the coding sequence ATGAGCGCACTAAGTGACAGGATCAATAACCTGTCTGAATCACAGACCATTAAAATGGCTAAACTGGGTCGCGAATTGGCGGCAAAAGGAGTTGATGTTATCAGCCTTAGTTTTGGCGAACCTGATTTTCACACCCCTGAATACATCAAGGACGCTGCTAAACAGGCGATGGACGATAACTTTACCTACTATACCCCGGTAGCCGGTTATCCGGAACTGCGAAAAGCGATCGTAAAAAAATTAAAGGATGAGAATGACCTGGACTATGATGTTACCGACATCGTGGTTTCTACCGGTGCTAAGCAAGCCATCGCTAATGCAGTGCTATGTTTGGTGAACCCTGGTGAAGAAGTGATCATCCCCACCCCTTACTGGGTATCTTACTCAGAGGTGGTTAAGCTGGCAGAAGGTAAAAGTGTCTTCATCAAAACCACTGTTGAACAGAATTTTAAGATCACGCCTGAACAATTAGAGGCAGCGATCACTCCTAAGAGCAAGTTGTTCATGTTCTCATCGCCGTCTAACCCTACTGGAAGTTTATATAGCAAGAGCGAGTTAGAAGCTTTGGCCAAGGTATTTGAGCGTCATCCACATGTGTATATCCTTTCTGATGAGATATATGAACATCTGAACTACGTTGATAAACATGAGACTATTGCTCAATTTGATAGTATAAAAGACCGTGTGGTGATCATCAACGGTTTTTCAAAAGCTTACGCCATGACCGGCTGGCGCATTGGCTACACCGCATCGACCAAAGAACTGGCTTCGGCATTTGATAAAATGCAGGGACAGATCACTTCAGGTACTTGCTCGATCACTCAACGTGCGGGTACTGCTGCTTACAACGGTGGCTTAGCTGCTGTGTTGGAGATGCGTGAGGCATTCAAAAAGCGTCGTGACCTGGTGCACAGTTTATTGACAGAGATCGATGGATTGAAGGTGAATTTGCCTGAAGGCGCGTTCTACTTCTTCCCTGATGTGACCTCTTATTTCGGCAAGGCATTTAATGGCAAAACCATCAACGATGCCGACGAGCTAAGTATCTATTTATTGGAAGAAGCCCACGTAGCCGTTGTTGGCGGCGATTCATTTGGTGCTCCTGAATATATCCGCTTATCATACGCAGCGGCCGAGGACAAGTTGGTAGAAGCTGTAAAGCGTATCAAAAGAGCTTTAGAACAGCTGAAATAG